The Flavobacterium sp. 123 genome contains a region encoding:
- a CDS encoding family 78 glycoside hydrolase catalytic domain: MKIRTNFIAMTILTASAIMSSCKSDSPILYKAQNFTVYKDKVVQGQNIAEVLSPVIMKSNYKSTENETYSNLISFKFSINEKDNDLAQGVNRQILITNQKESPIYVFGQQQTEPVDGPKGILPADTDFTFRLDMRAVFQQFKDKGFYQCQDGTKIAQSDFKGVYIAGGALPLTWDFVNLSSRGLKMTDTDADGIFEITLKLNPLIPVEDKTWKLTQDITSKASYKSDQPIVDALYNLSLEEAKLAIEPDNTFRTGAKWAGVWTRDISYSILLAFSYLEPEVAKISLLKKVKRDRIIQDTGSGGAWPVSSDRTTWALAAWEVYKTTGDKDWLKKAYTIIKNTTEDDYKTIRNNQTGMYSGESSFLDWREQTYPKWMSNMDIYVSQNLGTNMVHYQTHQILSKMATILGESHEQYDAIAAQIKKGINANLWMEDKGYYAQYLYGKNYMIPSKRFEALGEALAVLFDVADAEQSKSIISKSPLTDYGVTCIYPQIPGIPPYHNNAIWPFVQSYWNLAAAKVGNEKVLNQGLASIYRAAGLFLTNYENMVADNGDFKGTEINSHRMLWSMAGNLSMVYRVFIGMHFEEDQLVFEPVIPKNYGGTRSLTNFKYRNANLNITIEGYGNKIASVSIDGKKADKAIISATFIGNHSVKITMSNNDFSSDAINLVENKFTLANPNTTLNGNTLTWKNNSEAVAYQVYKNGKLVDKTTAASYQILEDNYAEYAVSAIDVLGQESFMSEPLIYSKAQPLVIESEDFITKSDLNYVNYSGKGFVEVSTEKNTKVSIPIVVAESGEYFVDIKYSNGSGPWNTDNKCAIRSLYLNQDYVGVMVLPQRGTNEWSDWGFSNSHKINLVKGENQLELVMEAWNNNMNVDVNRAMIDYIRLYKVQ, encoded by the coding sequence ATGAAAATAAGAACTAATTTCATAGCTATGACCATTTTAACTGCTAGTGCCATTATGTCTTCCTGCAAAAGTGATTCGCCAATTCTGTATAAAGCTCAGAATTTTACAGTATATAAAGATAAAGTAGTTCAAGGTCAAAATATCGCTGAGGTGTTGTCACCTGTGATAATGAAATCCAATTATAAAAGTACGGAGAACGAAACCTACTCTAATTTGATTTCTTTCAAATTTAGTATTAATGAAAAAGACAATGATTTAGCTCAAGGAGTGAATCGTCAAATTCTTATAACCAATCAAAAAGAATCTCCTATATATGTTTTTGGACAACAACAGACAGAGCCTGTAGATGGGCCAAAAGGAATTCTGCCTGCAGATACTGATTTTACTTTTAGATTAGATATGCGTGCTGTTTTTCAACAGTTCAAGGATAAAGGATTTTACCAATGTCAAGATGGGACTAAAATTGCCCAATCTGATTTCAAAGGAGTTTATATAGCGGGTGGTGCCCTACCATTAACCTGGGATTTTGTGAATTTGTCTTCCCGTGGTCTTAAAATGACCGATACAGATGCAGATGGGATTTTTGAAATAACTCTTAAACTAAATCCGTTAATACCTGTTGAAGACAAGACATGGAAACTAACGCAGGATATAACTTCTAAAGCGAGCTACAAATCGGATCAACCTATTGTAGATGCATTATACAATTTGTCTTTGGAGGAAGCTAAATTAGCTATTGAACCAGACAATACTTTTAGAACTGGTGCTAAATGGGCAGGTGTTTGGACTAGAGATATTAGCTATAGTATTCTTTTAGCCTTTTCTTATTTGGAGCCTGAGGTTGCTAAAATTAGTTTACTGAAAAAAGTAAAAAGAGACCGTATAATTCAAGATACGGGTTCTGGTGGAGCATGGCCAGTTTCTTCTGATAGAACAACATGGGCACTTGCAGCATGGGAAGTTTATAAAACAACAGGCGATAAGGATTGGTTGAAAAAAGCTTATACTATCATTAAGAATACTACCGAGGATGATTACAAAACAATACGTAACAATCAAACAGGAATGTATTCTGGAGAATCTTCTTTCTTGGATTGGAGAGAGCAAACCTATCCAAAATGGATGTCTAATATGGATATTTATGTATCTCAAAATTTAGGAACAAATATGGTGCATTATCAAACGCATCAGATTTTATCTAAAATGGCGACAATTTTAGGAGAATCTCACGAACAATATGATGCGATAGCTGCGCAAATAAAAAAAGGAATCAATGCAAACTTATGGATGGAGGATAAAGGGTATTATGCGCAATATCTATACGGAAAAAACTACATGATTCCATCGAAACGTTTTGAAGCATTAGGAGAAGCTTTGGCAGTGTTGTTTGATGTTGCTGATGCAGAACAAAGCAAATCGATTATTTCTAAAAGTCCTTTGACGGATTATGGAGTTACATGTATTTATCCTCAAATTCCAGGTATTCCACCGTATCATAATAATGCAATTTGGCCTTTTGTTCAATCCTATTGGAATTTGGCCGCAGCCAAAGTTGGAAACGAAAAAGTATTAAATCAAGGATTGGCATCGATTTATAGAGCAGCAGGTTTGTTTTTGACAAACTACGAAAATATGGTTGCCGATAATGGAGATTTTAAAGGCACCGAAATCAATTCACATCGAATGCTTTGGAGTATGGCTGGGAATTTATCAATGGTGTACCGCGTTTTTATAGGAATGCATTTTGAAGAAGATCAATTGGTTTTTGAACCCGTAATTCCAAAAAATTATGGGGGAACAAGAAGTCTAACTAATTTTAAATACCGAAACGCCAATTTGAATATTACAATTGAAGGTTATGGAAATAAAATTGCATCGGTTAGTATTGATGGGAAAAAAGCTGATAAAGCGATTATTTCAGCAACATTTATCGGGAATCATTCGGTGAAAATTACAATGAGTAATAATGATTTTTCAAGTGATGCAATTAATTTAGTGGAAAATAAATTCACTTTGGCTAACCCAAATACGACACTTAACGGCAATACCTTGACTTGGAAAAACAATTCAGAAGCAGTAGCGTATCAGGTGTATAAAAACGGAAAGCTTGTAGATAAAACTACCGCTGCAAGCTATCAAATTTTAGAGGATAACTATGCGGAATATGCTGTAAGTGCAATTGATGTGTTAGGGCAGGAGTCTTTTATGAGTGAGCCTTTGATATATAGTAAAGCACAACCGCTCGTTATTGAATCGGAAGATTTTATTACTAAATCTGATTTGAATTATGTAAATTATTCTGGTAAAGGTTTTGTCGAAGTTTCAACTGAAAAGAATACAAAAGTGAGTATTCCAATAGTTGTTGCTGAAAGCGGAGAATATTTCGTCGACATAAAATATTCAAACGGAAGCGGTCCATGGAATACAGATAACAAATGTGCGATTCGCTCTTTATACCTTAATCAAGATTATGTAGGCGTAATGGTTTTGCCGCAACGAGGAACAAATGAATGGTCAGATTGGGGTTTTTCTAATTCTCATAAAATTAATTTGGTAAAAGGTGAAAATCAATTAGAGTTGGTTATGGAAGCCTGGAATAACAATATGAATGTAGATGTTAATCGTGCTATGATTGATTATATTAGGCTGTATAAAGTCCAGTAG